The proteins below are encoded in one region of Rhodopirellula halodulae:
- a CDS encoding DUF58 domain-containing protein yields the protein MTLQRRNTRNRLTRLGWQFMLIGLFGLLGGSLNGLNLLIVVAAMTLAVLLAQWRVSRSTIESVRVDRRIPAEVFAGKPARIRYQVSNRHPLMPLWMISLTDRITRLGAETVEAPSTTRSGSAPAGSRTIHTGVGMLLPSQATSAYLDVTFEKRGRYRLDKWRVSTTAPFSLSTAWRDSADEEEFVDVYPRLLVLPRSWRQRLPTKLGNVSSSAHRQGHADEVFFGLREYRRGDSRKHIHWRTTARIGDLVVRQFEQQRRLDICFLVDAYCPASAAEDSPEHHQVETAISLAASLVVQLFGGSGSQVMMSVAGEENETCGGGLSREALRRMLQILARTQTTAQPDLNRSLEQVGSAVKHLPDLVVLSPRPLAQVLATGDSQATLLREWQQRGRLNWVNLSGRDAAAWLADSSVASTAMEALHE from the coding sequence ATGACTTTGCAACGCCGCAACACCCGCAACCGTCTGACGCGACTCGGTTGGCAGTTCATGCTGATCGGTTTGTTTGGACTTCTCGGCGGATCGCTCAACGGGTTGAACTTGTTGATCGTTGTGGCGGCGATGACGTTGGCGGTGTTGCTTGCGCAGTGGCGAGTCAGCCGGTCCACGATCGAATCGGTTCGCGTGGATCGACGCATCCCCGCTGAAGTCTTCGCCGGAAAACCGGCTCGCATCCGGTATCAAGTCAGCAATCGTCATCCGTTGATGCCCCTGTGGATGATCAGTTTGACCGATCGGATCACGCGACTCGGCGCGGAAACGGTGGAGGCTCCATCCACGACACGATCGGGTTCCGCACCCGCCGGTTCGCGGACGATTCATACTGGGGTCGGGATGTTGCTTCCGTCGCAAGCCACCAGTGCCTATCTCGATGTGACGTTTGAGAAACGCGGTCGCTATCGTTTGGATAAATGGCGAGTTTCCACCACGGCACCGTTTTCGCTTTCCACCGCATGGCGTGATTCCGCGGACGAAGAAGAGTTCGTGGATGTCTATCCGCGGTTGTTGGTGCTTCCGCGGTCGTGGCGGCAGCGATTGCCGACCAAGTTGGGCAACGTGTCCTCTTCCGCCCACCGCCAAGGGCATGCGGACGAAGTCTTCTTTGGGTTGCGAGAATACCGTCGTGGTGACAGTCGCAAACACATTCACTGGCGAACAACCGCGCGGATCGGCGATTTGGTCGTTCGGCAGTTTGAGCAACAACGACGTTTGGACATCTGCTTTTTGGTCGATGCGTATTGTCCCGCGTCCGCTGCCGAAGATTCGCCCGAACATCACCAGGTGGAAACCGCGATCAGTTTGGCGGCGTCGTTGGTCGTCCAATTGTTCGGCGGATCGGGAAGCCAAGTCATGATGAGTGTCGCAGGCGAAGAAAACGAAACCTGCGGCGGCGGATTGTCTCGCGAAGCTTTGCGGCGAATGTTGCAAATCTTGGCACGCACGCAGACCACTGCTCAACCGGATCTGAACCGATCGTTGGAACAGGTCGGCAGCGCGGTCAAACATCTGCCTGACCTGGTGGTGCTCAGCCCTCGGCCGCTGGCACAAGTCCTGGCAACAGGGGATAGCCAAGCGACGTTGCTCCGAGAGTGGCAGCAGCGAGGTCGTTTGAATTGGGTCAATCTATCGGGCCGTGACGCCGCAGCTTGGCTCGCGGATTCGTCGGTCGCATCGACGGCGATGGAGGCATTGCATGAGTGA
- a CDS encoding AAA family ATPase, with product MAKVVLGKDELIDLLVVAFLAGEHVLLEDVPGVGKTLTAKALARSLDAKFTRLQFTPDLLPSDITGSTIYRSDTGQFEFAPGPIFANIVLADEINRAPPRTQSALLEAMSEGQVTVDGVTHELPKPFMVVATQNPFEYEGTYALPESQLDRFLLRTSIGYPARDVERNILTTHQSGEPVDDLQSMLGTEEVLAAQTNVGKVRMDDSLVDYLLNIVDATRHHGAFQVGVSTRGLISFHRGCQAMAIRRGRDYVTPDDIKQMAVPALAHRVLAEGIFQGGNRQAVEQQLADLIEPIPVPV from the coding sequence TTGGCAAAAGTCGTCTTGGGCAAAGACGAGCTCATCGACCTGTTGGTGGTCGCCTTCCTAGCTGGTGAACACGTTTTGCTCGAAGACGTTCCCGGCGTGGGGAAAACACTGACTGCAAAAGCCTTGGCACGCAGTCTGGATGCCAAGTTCACTCGTTTGCAGTTCACCCCAGACTTGCTGCCCAGCGATATCACCGGCAGCACGATTTATCGCTCAGACACGGGGCAGTTTGAATTTGCACCGGGACCGATTTTTGCCAACATCGTGTTGGCCGATGAAATCAACCGCGCTCCGCCACGGACTCAGTCCGCTTTGCTGGAAGCGATGAGCGAAGGCCAAGTGACGGTCGATGGCGTCACGCACGAGTTGCCGAAACCGTTCATGGTCGTCGCGACTCAAAACCCGTTTGAATACGAAGGCACCTACGCTCTGCCCGAAAGCCAACTGGACCGGTTCTTGTTGCGGACATCGATTGGTTATCCCGCTCGCGATGTGGAACGCAACATTTTGACCACGCACCAATCCGGTGAGCCGGTCGATGATTTGCAGTCGATGCTCGGCACCGAAGAGGTTCTCGCGGCGCAGACGAATGTTGGCAAAGTCCGCATGGATGATTCGTTGGTGGATTACTTGCTGAACATTGTGGATGCGACTCGGCACCACGGTGCGTTCCAAGTGGGGGTGTCCACCCGGGGTTTGATCAGTTTCCATCGGGGATGCCAAGCGATGGCCATTCGTCGAGGACGCGACTACGTCACACCGGACGACATCAAACAAATGGCTGTTCCGGCACTCGCCCACCGGGTGCTCGCCGAAGGCATTTTCCAAGGCGGCAACCGACAAGCGGTCGAACAGCAGTTGGCTGATTTGATCGAACCCATTCCAGTGCCGGTTTAG
- the dprA gene encoding DNA-processing protein DprA, producing MNQHSPMDARPSSGDDSHADTTRDLVQLCLLPGLGPRTLASLLDAFGSARAILNAGKANLSQVHGVGPKLAHVIETAADHVDIEDVFAWCAAHDVDIRRRGETSYLPSLLDLDDAPPIMFCRGHLLPRDSVSVAIVGTRHATAYGLQQTRRIAMDLARAGVTIVSGLARGVDTAAHRGALEADGRTIAVLGGGLGKIYPAENAPLADEIAQSGAVLSEYSPQAQPRGGMFPQRNRIIAALGQATLVIEAPNRSGSLITARLASEMGRTVGALPGQVNSRASQGCHHLIRDGATLVQHAEDVLELLGPLSAPVSESTATEDETPIRDAREMALNEIERQVLAAVGTTGTALDEVTHHSGLPASRVNAIVSILEMKRFVRRLSGQYVSRI from the coding sequence ATGAACCAGCATTCGCCCATGGATGCGAGACCTTCGTCAGGCGATGACTCGCATGCAGACACCACGCGGGATCTTGTGCAACTTTGCTTATTGCCGGGGTTGGGACCGCGAACGTTGGCGTCGTTGCTGGACGCGTTTGGTTCGGCGCGAGCCATCTTGAACGCGGGCAAAGCCAACTTGTCACAAGTGCACGGCGTAGGCCCCAAACTGGCCCACGTGATCGAAACCGCTGCCGATCATGTGGACATCGAGGACGTGTTTGCGTGGTGTGCGGCTCACGATGTCGACATTCGCCGGCGCGGCGAAACGAGCTATCTCCCGTCGCTGCTGGACTTGGACGACGCACCGCCGATCATGTTTTGCCGCGGACATTTGCTGCCCCGCGATTCGGTTTCCGTGGCCATCGTCGGCACTCGGCACGCAACAGCCTATGGACTTCAACAAACTCGCCGCATCGCGATGGACTTGGCTCGGGCCGGGGTGACGATCGTCAGCGGTTTGGCCCGCGGCGTCGATACCGCCGCCCACCGCGGTGCGTTGGAAGCCGATGGCCGGACCATTGCCGTGCTGGGTGGCGGTCTGGGAAAGATTTACCCGGCGGAGAACGCTCCCTTGGCGGACGAGATTGCCCAGAGCGGTGCAGTGCTCAGTGAATACTCGCCTCAGGCTCAACCTCGCGGCGGCATGTTTCCTCAACGCAATCGGATCATTGCCGCCTTGGGCCAAGCAACGCTCGTGATCGAGGCTCCCAACCGCAGCGGATCGCTGATCACAGCCAGGCTCGCGTCCGAGATGGGTCGCACGGTCGGTGCATTGCCGGGACAGGTCAACAGCCGAGCTTCCCAAGGCTGCCACCACCTGATTCGCGATGGTGCCACCCTCGTCCAGCACGCGGAGGACGTTTTGGAGTTGCTCGGCCCGCTGAGCGCTCCGGTTTCCGAGTCGACGGCCACCGAGGATGAAACGCCGATCCGCGACGCTCGCGAAATGGCACTCAACGAGATCGAACGCCAGGTTTTGGCCGCGGTTGGAACGACCGGAACCGCTCTGGATGAGGTCACCCATCACAGCGGATTGCCAGCGTCGCGAGTCAACGCGATTGTCAGCATTTTAGAGATGAAACGCTTCGTCCGACGACTCAGCGGGCAATACGTGTCGCGGATCTGA
- a CDS encoding S1 RNA-binding domain-containing protein, producing the protein MTVDLDAIAQRGRCEVSSLRLALPLIEQGYTPPFLSRYRRDELGDIDEASLWKLAHAVRTQKNLDEYRENLQDAWKQTPLADPAIGRAIGNAQSKRLLDRLSRRVKLESGESASLAQRLAVRVLNPQKGDGEDLNRLASTLAESMASDVSASPAEGEAAAETESDNAAPDVDGALAKLDATISKRLIGDPRIVGAAVRWLSRNAKIRILEVHDPHIQAEEAGEAETKQESKSDEPAKAASETPAAESPAAETPAVEASAESPAETTPAAEAPANDAPASEAPAVDDSATQTPEAEAVSAEAAPAESTTEEASSAEATPAESGEETPASETPSAGASTADATPSEDAAPKAEQPQGDAAAATTKAAPAKSKGKKNKKISPRQRRRRWLVSTLKPLSGKSMPANKLSSFQLVMLGRALRSQVAQCAFDYDAAKLVAELQKTAAGFNRPLADRLSGLVLENEAIIRDAAEAAWWDELQEQASTRLVSIAADNLHSQINRGGVEAKVVMSIDAVGPRTAATSIIAADGRLLHCEDIPCQLSAAMRTLAVTKMGELIHAHHVDLIVISNGPARRACMIAVGELIKQSADKSVRWTLADRSGADAYAGGPAGDQEMKATPRRFRAAAWIAFSAMQPAQALVKVDPLKLRLGSFQRELSDDAVLSALEDVMVSGAARGGVDVNSTATTWMQRLPGITSDIADAIDQRRREKLVASRDDLATAIQWPSVVNSRQAMPFLRVFGSDESLDGTLIHPDDYPLAKKLASALSIELPPDRPPAYELPDYSEPAPAAETTETVAATETEAAPTGTESSESTSELSATEDAEATSEENAEAAAEATEETAGAEVAATEGDVSGEASAETTSEPEAETAADAEASSEESSSDEASAEDKTASDEAPAASAPDAPEPVRRPMPEKAAVDKLIKEWQIGKRRSHQLVRWLCDPFGEGVSEGEVPAVMTAMPALSELKPGDQVIGVVVGVMPFGVFIELSPDCSGLIHVSKISDSFVEDLHEAVQVGDVITAWVTGTDAKRRRVALSAISPEKEAALEARRQNDRGGRGRGPGGRGPARGQRGGGQGQGQGAPRGRGGQGDNRGQRGGQGRGGSGQGGPGQGRGGQGGRGGKPRRSGGRDGGRGGRSRGPKKPEVYEVVGKDPEKPTISDAMVKGDEPMRSFGDLMQLFNKEKGQTAPPAENKPAEVKPVETQPAPEATPPQAASPAAEAPATDAAETPAAPEGDK; encoded by the coding sequence ATGACTGTTGATCTGGACGCAATCGCCCAACGCGGGCGGTGCGAGGTCTCGAGTTTACGTTTGGCCCTGCCTCTGATTGAGCAAGGCTACACGCCACCTTTCCTTTCAAGGTACCGTCGCGACGAACTCGGCGACATCGACGAGGCGAGCCTTTGGAAACTCGCCCACGCGGTCCGCACTCAGAAGAATCTGGATGAGTATCGCGAAAACCTACAAGACGCTTGGAAACAAACGCCACTGGCCGACCCAGCCATCGGCCGCGCGATTGGCAACGCTCAGTCCAAACGATTGCTGGATCGACTCAGCCGCCGAGTCAAGTTGGAATCGGGTGAATCCGCGAGCTTGGCACAACGGCTGGCTGTCCGCGTTCTGAATCCTCAAAAGGGTGACGGCGAAGACCTGAATCGTTTGGCAAGCACGCTGGCCGAATCGATGGCGTCGGACGTTAGCGCATCGCCCGCTGAAGGGGAAGCCGCGGCTGAAACCGAATCCGACAACGCGGCTCCTGATGTCGATGGAGCCCTCGCCAAACTGGATGCAACGATCTCGAAGCGACTGATCGGTGATCCTCGCATCGTGGGTGCCGCCGTTCGTTGGCTTTCCCGCAATGCGAAAATTCGCATCTTGGAAGTCCACGACCCGCACATCCAAGCGGAAGAGGCTGGCGAAGCGGAGACCAAGCAGGAATCCAAATCCGACGAACCAGCAAAAGCTGCGTCGGAGACTCCCGCTGCCGAGTCTCCTGCCGCGGAGACCCCTGCCGTCGAAGCGTCTGCAGAAAGCCCAGCGGAAACAACGCCCGCAGCCGAAGCTCCTGCAAATGACGCTCCTGCCAGCGAAGCCCCCGCAGTCGATGACTCGGCAACACAAACTCCGGAAGCCGAAGCCGTTTCGGCGGAAGCAGCACCTGCTGAGTCGACCACCGAGGAAGCTTCCTCCGCGGAAGCGACGCCAGCCGAATCCGGTGAAGAAACTCCCGCGTCTGAAACACCTTCTGCGGGAGCATCAACCGCGGATGCAACTCCATCGGAAGACGCTGCCCCCAAAGCGGAGCAACCCCAAGGAGACGCAGCGGCCGCGACCACCAAGGCTGCGCCCGCCAAATCCAAAGGCAAGAAGAACAAGAAAATCTCGCCTCGTCAGCGCCGTCGCCGCTGGTTGGTCAGCACGCTGAAACCGTTGTCCGGCAAGAGCATGCCGGCCAACAAACTCAGCTCCTTCCAATTGGTCATGCTGGGCCGTGCCCTTCGCAGCCAAGTGGCCCAATGTGCGTTTGACTACGACGCCGCAAAGCTTGTCGCGGAACTGCAAAAGACCGCTGCCGGTTTCAACCGCCCGCTCGCGGACCGTCTTTCCGGATTGGTGTTGGAAAACGAAGCCATCATTCGCGACGCCGCAGAAGCAGCTTGGTGGGACGAGCTGCAAGAACAGGCCTCCACTCGCTTGGTCAGCATCGCCGCGGACAACCTGCACTCGCAGATCAACCGTGGTGGAGTCGAAGCAAAAGTCGTGATGTCGATCGACGCCGTTGGCCCACGAACGGCAGCCACTTCGATCATCGCCGCCGATGGCCGTTTGCTTCACTGCGAAGACATTCCTTGCCAGTTGTCGGCAGCCATGCGGACGCTGGCGGTGACCAAAATGGGCGAGTTGATCCACGCTCACCACGTCGATCTGATCGTTATCAGCAACGGTCCCGCGCGTCGTGCTTGCATGATCGCCGTGGGCGAACTGATCAAACAATCGGCTGACAAATCGGTGCGATGGACGCTTGCCGACCGAAGTGGTGCCGACGCTTACGCCGGTGGCCCCGCCGGCGATCAAGAAATGAAAGCGACCCCGCGGCGTTTCCGCGCAGCGGCTTGGATCGCGTTCTCGGCCATGCAACCAGCACAAGCACTTGTCAAAGTCGATCCGCTGAAATTGCGTTTGGGTTCGTTCCAGCGTGAACTATCGGACGATGCCGTGCTGTCGGCACTGGAAGACGTGATGGTCAGTGGTGCGGCTCGTGGCGGTGTCGATGTCAACTCGACCGCAACGACTTGGATGCAGCGTTTGCCCGGCATCACCTCTGACATCGCGGATGCGATCGATCAACGTCGCCGTGAAAAGCTGGTGGCCTCGCGTGACGATCTGGCGACCGCGATCCAGTGGCCATCCGTGGTGAACTCACGCCAAGCCATGCCTTTCCTGCGAGTCTTCGGTAGCGATGAGTCGCTCGACGGAACCCTGATCCATCCCGATGATTACCCGTTGGCAAAGAAGCTCGCATCGGCACTCAGCATCGAACTGCCGCCGGATCGTCCGCCCGCATATGAGTTGCCCGATTACAGCGAACCAGCCCCGGCCGCCGAGACCACGGAAACAGTGGCGGCAACCGAAACGGAAGCGGCTCCAACCGGCACCGAAAGCAGCGAATCCACGAGCGAGCTAAGTGCCACTGAAGACGCGGAAGCAACATCTGAAGAAAACGCTGAAGCCGCTGCGGAAGCCACCGAAGAAACGGCCGGCGCAGAAGTCGCTGCGACAGAAGGCGACGTGAGCGGCGAAGCATCCGCTGAAACCACTTCCGAGCCCGAAGCGGAAACCGCCGCCGATGCGGAAGCTTCTTCGGAGGAATCATCCAGCGACGAAGCTTCCGCGGAAGACAAAACGGCATCCGATGAAGCTCCTGCGGCTTCCGCGCCTGACGCCCCAGAGCCCGTTCGTCGCCCGATGCCCGAGAAAGCGGCGGTCGACAAACTGATCAAAGAATGGCAGATCGGAAAACGCCGATCCCACCAACTGGTTCGCTGGTTGTGCGATCCATTCGGGGAAGGCGTCAGCGAAGGCGAAGTGCCCGCCGTGATGACGGCGATGCCAGCCTTGTCCGAACTCAAACCGGGCGATCAAGTCATCGGTGTTGTGGTTGGCGTGATGCCATTTGGTGTCTTCATCGAGCTGTCACCTGATTGCAGCGGATTGATCCACGTCAGCAAAATCTCTGACAGCTTTGTCGAAGACCTGCACGAAGCCGTCCAAGTCGGTGATGTGATCACGGCTTGGGTGACTGGCACCGACGCAAAACGCCGTCGCGTCGCGCTCAGTGCGATCTCACCTGAAAAAGAAGCGGCCTTGGAAGCACGCCGACAAAACGACCGTGGCGGTCGAGGGCGCGGCCCCGGCGGACGCGGTCCGGCACGAGGCCAGCGTGGTGGTGGCCAGGGTCAGGGTCAGGGTGCTCCTCGCGGACGCGGTGGGCAAGGCGACAACCGCGGACAACGTGGTGGCCAAGGCCGAGGTGGTTCAGGTCAAGGCGGCCCGGGCCAAGGTCGTGGTGGCCAAGGCGGTCGCGGTGGCAAACCAAGACGCTCGGGAGGTCGTGACGGTGGCCGTGGCGGACGTTCACGAGGACCGAAGAAACCCGAGGTCTACGAAGTCGTCGGCAAGGACCCAGAAAAGCCAACCATCAGCGACGCGATGGTCAAAGGCGACGAACCCATGCGTTCGTTTGGTGACTTGATGCAGTTGTTCAACAAGGAGAAAGGCCAAACCGCCCCTCCCGCCGAGAACAAACCTGCGGAAGTCAAACCAGTCGAAACGCAGCCCGCACCGGAAGCCACGCCGCCGCAAGCCGCATCACCAGCCGCCGAAGCCCCCGCAACTGATGCGGCCGAAACCCCGGCTGCTCCCGAGGGGGACAAATGA
- a CDS encoding methyltransferase RsmF C-terminal domain-like protein has translation MSRSRKGSKKGNRRSAGAKSSGTRRPLEFTADQMAAAIAPIELPVDELERLATAMTQRHPNVLRWRRDRLPSEVESSDSPPHCVPWYPLATAIPEGYPASRSIGFASGDFYLQDAGSLLALAVAKADVSWLRGKVVCDLCAAPGGKASGLLEAVGDEGFLLANEPIQSRLAPLAFNLARSGSDRYAISGQDPDQLAEKLPGVFDVVLVDAPCSGQALLSRGRQSKGAINESMIATNAARQQRILSAAERLLRPGGTLVYSTCTFAVAENEDQVSWMTSELELQPSPVDGLASYQSPLIEAAYRVWPHRDSCAGAFAARLSKPIAVEDNEEASFAEEPWMLRRGILQSEQPLDASCEELVRDVYGEQPIIDWAEHDAGFLRQRDWIAEAFCHNAPEWVKQDWTIGPEVAYRTGQTWKPSHAGAQRNVGNRFCQSVERIELGDQDAVAYLGGGTVPTEHRGWAIVQHAGRPLGWVKADGRIGKNHLPAHARIQVQATESPWAHATSP, from the coding sequence GTGAGTCGCTCACGCAAAGGCTCCAAGAAGGGCAACCGGAGATCGGCGGGGGCGAAGTCATCCGGAACACGTCGGCCGCTGGAATTCACGGCCGACCAGATGGCCGCGGCGATCGCGCCCATTGAATTGCCAGTCGATGAACTGGAGCGTTTGGCGACTGCGATGACACAGCGGCATCCAAATGTCTTGCGTTGGCGTCGTGATCGTTTACCCAGCGAAGTCGAATCGTCGGATTCGCCACCGCATTGCGTTCCATGGTATCCGTTGGCGACCGCGATTCCCGAAGGCTATCCGGCATCACGATCCATCGGCTTCGCGTCCGGTGATTTTTACCTGCAGGATGCTGGCTCGCTTCTGGCATTGGCCGTTGCGAAAGCCGATGTGAGTTGGCTACGTGGCAAGGTGGTTTGCGATCTGTGTGCTGCGCCGGGTGGCAAAGCCAGCGGATTGCTGGAAGCCGTGGGCGACGAGGGTTTTCTGCTCGCCAATGAGCCTATTCAATCGCGGCTCGCTCCTCTCGCGTTCAATTTGGCTCGGTCCGGTTCCGATCGTTACGCCATCAGTGGGCAAGACCCGGATCAGTTGGCTGAAAAACTGCCCGGCGTGTTTGATGTTGTGTTGGTGGATGCTCCGTGCAGCGGCCAAGCCTTGTTGTCTCGCGGGCGACAATCCAAAGGAGCGATCAATGAGTCGATGATCGCGACCAACGCCGCGCGGCAGCAACGAATCCTTTCCGCGGCCGAGCGTTTGTTGCGACCAGGCGGAACCCTGGTCTACAGCACATGCACTTTCGCGGTCGCTGAAAACGAAGACCAGGTTTCTTGGATGACAAGCGAGCTTGAGTTGCAGCCTTCGCCAGTGGATGGATTGGCGTCGTACCAGAGTCCATTGATCGAAGCGGCCTATCGAGTTTGGCCACATCGCGATTCATGTGCCGGCGCATTCGCGGCTCGGTTGAGCAAACCGATTGCCGTTGAGGACAACGAAGAAGCGTCCTTCGCGGAGGAGCCCTGGATGTTGCGACGCGGGATCTTGCAGTCGGAGCAACCGCTGGATGCTTCCTGCGAGGAGTTGGTGCGTGACGTTTATGGTGAGCAGCCGATCATCGACTGGGCCGAGCATGATGCGGGCTTCTTGAGGCAACGAGATTGGATCGCGGAAGCGTTCTGCCACAACGCGCCCGAGTGGGTGAAGCAGGATTGGACGATTGGACCAGAAGTCGCGTATCGAACGGGCCAAACCTGGAAACCGTCGCATGCGGGAGCTCAGCGAAACGTCGGCAATCGTTTCTGCCAATCGGTCGAGCGAATCGAGCTGGGTGACCAAGATGCCGTGGCGTATCTTGGCGGGGGCACGGTTCCCACGGAGCATCGCGGGTGGGCCATCGTGCAGCACGCGGGGCGTCCGCTGGGTTGGGTGAAGGCGGATGGCCGCATTGGCAAGAACCATTTGCCGGCTCACGCCAGGATTCAGGTGCAGGCGACCGAATCACCTTGGGCACACGCGACGTCACCGTGA
- a CDS encoding SpoVG family protein, with protein MEITEIRIKLMESSEDRLRAFCSITIDQSFVVRDLKIIDGASGPFVAMPSRKLTGHCNRCSSKNHLRATYCNHCGAKLSGHSVNSPQKLYADVAHPINSECREMIQQAVIEEFEAELTRSSQPGYRSRYEDDFDAGDYDEADYADTASSSSSNSGNSPAANGDSETLIVRGEGGDDQRIPQPHMHRRGGGSRGSTVTNSPNRDAGGAQPSDSSQAESDGAEGFGAGIFDE; from the coding sequence GTGGAAATTACCGAGATTCGCATCAAGCTGATGGAAAGTTCGGAGGATCGTCTGCGGGCGTTCTGCTCCATCACGATCGATCAATCGTTCGTCGTTCGCGACTTAAAGATCATCGATGGTGCCAGTGGACCCTTTGTCGCGATGCCCAGCCGGAAGCTGACCGGGCACTGCAATCGATGCAGTTCCAAAAACCATTTGCGGGCCACCTACTGCAATCACTGCGGTGCCAAACTCAGCGGCCACAGTGTGAACTCACCCCAGAAGCTGTACGCGGATGTGGCGCACCCGATCAACAGCGAATGCCGTGAAATGATTCAGCAAGCCGTGATCGAAGAATTCGAAGCCGAGCTGACTCGATCATCTCAGCCGGGTTATCGCAGTCGCTATGAAGACGACTTTGACGCAGGCGACTACGACGAAGCCGACTATGCCGATACCGCCTCATCCAGTTCGTCGAATTCCGGGAATTCACCGGCGGCCAATGGCGATTCGGAAACGCTGATCGTTCGTGGCGAAGGCGGAGACGATCAACGCATTCCACAACCACACATGCATCGTCGCGGCGGTGGTTCGCGCGGATCCACCGTGACGAACTCGCCCAACCGCGATGCCGGAGGAGCCCAGCCGAGCGATTCCAGTCAAGCGGAATCGGATGGAGCCGAGGGTTTTGGAGCCGGTATCTTCGATGAGTGA
- the ispE gene encoding 4-(cytidine 5'-diphospho)-2-C-methyl-D-erythritol kinase, whose product MSSSRWYRTSPPAKLNLFLEILSRREDGFHELDTVMTAIDWRDELWVQHVAQPGVRLQVDWSPDRASVAKAMQVGEDDALLHVPTDEQNLVVRALQRLTDALNLEGGWDVRLHKQIPSGAGMGGASSDAAAALRLGWRAAAEIQPDKIAGVDRRLLTGIAAEIGSDVPFFLGISEDDSSAEAARATGRGEKLSFFSLANPLHAVVIFPAASVSTPAVYSRCTVPEKPRSSVNFVRALQGMGGESSFNMHNALQGPACGLSSRIDPPLKWLSDAGLTDCQMTGSGSACFALASSSQHAANVAETLRSTFPGGALIRSVVSCVVPSEIHIA is encoded by the coding sequence GTGTCATCTTCTCGTTGGTATCGCACTTCGCCTCCTGCCAAGCTGAATTTGTTTCTGGAAATCTTGTCTCGTCGCGAGGACGGATTTCACGAGCTGGACACGGTGATGACAGCCATCGATTGGCGGGATGAGCTTTGGGTTCAGCATGTTGCCCAGCCGGGTGTGCGGTTGCAGGTCGATTGGTCCCCGGATCGAGCCTCGGTCGCGAAAGCGATGCAGGTTGGTGAAGACGACGCTTTGCTGCATGTTCCAACCGACGAGCAAAATTTGGTTGTTCGTGCGCTGCAACGATTGACGGACGCATTGAACTTGGAAGGCGGGTGGGATGTCCGTCTTCACAAACAAATCCCCAGTGGCGCTGGAATGGGCGGCGCCAGCAGCGATGCGGCCGCGGCACTGCGATTGGGCTGGCGAGCCGCGGCGGAGATTCAACCGGACAAAATCGCAGGTGTGGATCGACGTTTATTGACGGGCATAGCCGCAGAAATTGGCAGTGACGTTCCGTTCTTCCTTGGCATCTCGGAAGATGATTCTTCTGCGGAAGCCGCTCGAGCGACGGGTCGCGGTGAGAAGTTATCGTTCTTTTCGTTAGCCAATCCGTTGCACGCGGTGGTGATCTTTCCCGCGGCGAGCGTGTCGACGCCAGCGGTTTATTCACGTTGCACGGTGCCGGAGAAACCGCGATCCAGTGTGAATTTTGTTCGTGCACTGCAGGGAATGGGCGGGGAATCCAGTTTTAATATGCATAACGCGTTGCAAGGACCCGCGTGCGGGCTTTCATCGCGCATCGATCCCCCCCTAAAATGGCTTTCCGACGCCGGACTGACTGATTGCCAAATGACGGGCAGCGGTTCGGCTTGCTTCGCATTGGCGAGCTCATCGCAACACGCTGCAAATGTGGCGGAAACGTTGCGGTCGACGTTCCCGGGCGGCGCTTTGATCCGATCGGTGGTGAGTTGTGTGGTGCCGTCGGAGATCCACATCGCATAG